One window from the genome of Pantoea cypripedii encodes:
- a CDS encoding glycoside hydrolase family 28 protein → MPVCLSTLLFSFGTEASVRLCQPQHADNATQAIQQAIDHCSQAGGGKVVLSAGVWHSGPLLLKDNVELSLAAGSRLAASYQGNLFRPGFISQPARYGEAFILAKDAHNVAISGPGVVDGQGEQQWSLATTARNHLKQGDTAWFTRHYPGIPPANGMPRPWLIEFSHVTQGRIANLGIENSPMWNLVIRDSKNIDVANSTITNPPDSPNTDGVDVISSHAVRLRQLNISTGDDDISIKSGLAKRTDNAASSDITIDHIQSEDGHGISIGSETINGIGKVTLHDLNFNGTENGVRIKSGRDRGANIGPITMRDVTMQNVKTPLVITDSYGGNGGYPADSTSPIAAQPLTATTPRIHDVTIDNLQASGAHNAGIISGLPEAPLKNIHLASIHIAAVTGLQSRYLSGTQKQVDIHTTRGQSQLSGPDTQWVTR, encoded by the coding sequence ATGCCAGTATGTTTAAGCACCCTTCTGTTCTCATTTGGTACTGAGGCTTCGGTGCGACTCTGCCAGCCTCAGCATGCTGACAACGCCACCCAGGCCATTCAGCAGGCAATTGATCATTGTTCGCAGGCGGGTGGCGGCAAAGTGGTGCTTTCAGCCGGGGTATGGCACAGCGGTCCGTTATTATTGAAGGATAATGTGGAGCTATCTCTGGCAGCAGGCAGCCGGTTAGCTGCCAGTTATCAGGGCAATTTGTTCAGACCGGGTTTTATTTCGCAACCCGCACGCTATGGTGAAGCCTTTATTCTGGCGAAGGATGCCCACAACGTGGCCATTAGCGGGCCTGGCGTGGTTGACGGCCAGGGAGAGCAACAATGGTCACTGGCTACCACCGCGCGCAACCATCTAAAACAAGGGGATACGGCGTGGTTTACCCGGCATTATCCGGGCATCCCCCCAGCCAATGGTATGCCCCGCCCGTGGCTGATTGAATTCTCCCATGTGACACAGGGCCGCATCGCCAACCTTGGCATTGAAAATTCACCGATGTGGAATCTGGTGATACGTGACAGTAAAAATATTGATGTCGCCAATAGCACCATCACCAATCCGCCCGACTCCCCCAATACTGACGGCGTCGATGTTATTTCCTCGCACGCGGTCAGGCTGCGTCAGCTGAATATCTCCACCGGTGACGACGATATATCGATTAAATCCGGGCTGGCAAAACGCACCGATAATGCAGCCAGCAGCGATATCACCATTGACCATATTCAGTCTGAAGATGGACACGGCATCTCAATTGGCAGTGAAACTATCAACGGTATTGGTAAGGTCACCCTGCATGATCTGAATTTCAACGGCACCGAAAATGGCGTGAGAATTAAATCCGGACGCGATCGCGGCGCGAATATCGGCCCGATTACGATGCGCGATGTCACCATGCAAAATGTCAAAACACCGCTGGTGATTACCGACAGTTATGGTGGCAACGGCGGTTACCCGGCTGACAGCACCAGCCCGATTGCCGCACAACCGCTGACCGCAACCACGCCCAGAATTCACGATGTGACGATTGACAATCTGCAAGCCAGCGGCGCACACAATGCCGGGATAATCAGTGGATTACCGGAAGCGCCGCTGAAAAATATCCACCTGGCCTCAATCCATATCGCTGCGGTGACTGGTCTGCAAAGCCGTTACCTGTCAGGCACGCAAAAGCAGGTGGACATTCATACCACGCGCGGTCAATCTCAGTTATCCGGACCGGATACTCAGTGGGTAACCCGGTGA
- a CDS encoding NTP/NDP exchange transporter, giving the protein MGSQQTDHQHQPAVPFWLRLTPVRPEEVQALIWCMIYIFCVLSAYYVLRPIRDTFGIDGGLHNLQWLFSATLIAILALNLPFAALSRALPRKRFIPLVYRFFISQLIIFAVLKFALPSSMQVWLGRVFFVWLSVFNLYVVSVFWSLVADIFSRERASRLFAMMAAGATLGAILGSAITALLVHRLNTVGLFVLAALLLECAVACVKRLSTFTHLAEGEAAAQQTQPLGGGVFSGIARIFQSPYLLNICLYMLLYSVTSTLIYFRQAELVHHLFQHDSDRTAFFATLDLVVNVLTLVTQLFVTSRLMSRYGTTLVLGLLPLITLLGFASMALWPVAASIVAFSVLRRGANFAFARPAREVLFTVLKREDKYKAKNVIDTAVYRAGDQVGAWSWAAMGAAGLSGGMLIWLALPLSLIWLVNSQWLGRRQVRLEAKPFPPLNEKLHENSP; this is encoded by the coding sequence ATGGGCAGTCAACAGACGGACCATCAGCATCAGCCAGCGGTGCCTTTCTGGCTCCGTCTGACACCTGTCAGGCCGGAAGAGGTGCAGGCGTTAATCTGGTGCATGATCTACATTTTTTGTGTTCTTTCAGCCTATTACGTCCTGCGACCAATTCGCGATACCTTCGGTATCGATGGGGGGCTGCATAATTTGCAGTGGCTGTTTAGTGCCACACTTATTGCCATCCTGGCCCTCAATCTGCCCTTTGCGGCGCTGTCGCGTGCGTTGCCACGCAAGCGCTTTATCCCGCTGGTGTATCGGTTTTTTATCAGCCAGCTCATCATCTTTGCCGTGCTGAAGTTTGCCCTGCCATCGTCGATGCAGGTCTGGTTAGGGCGGGTATTTTTTGTCTGGCTCTCGGTGTTCAACCTCTACGTTGTCTCAGTGTTCTGGTCGCTGGTGGCCGATATCTTCTCGCGCGAACGCGCCAGCCGCCTATTTGCCATGATGGCCGCCGGGGCCACGCTGGGCGCTATCCTCGGATCGGCGATAACTGCACTGCTGGTGCACCGTCTCAATACCGTCGGGTTATTCGTACTGGCCGCGCTGCTGCTGGAGTGCGCGGTCGCCTGCGTGAAGCGCCTGAGTACCTTTACCCATCTGGCGGAAGGAGAAGCGGCCGCGCAGCAGACGCAGCCCCTCGGCGGTGGCGTCTTTTCTGGCATTGCGCGCATTTTCCAGTCCCCCTATTTGCTGAATATCTGCCTGTATATGTTGCTGTATTCAGTCACCTCAACCCTGATCTATTTCCGCCAGGCTGAGCTGGTCCACCATCTGTTCCAGCATGACAGCGATCGCACGGCTTTCTTTGCCACCCTCGATTTGGTGGTCAATGTACTGACCCTGGTCACCCAGCTATTCGTCACCAGCCGCCTGATGTCCCGCTATGGCACGACGCTGGTGTTAGGGTTGCTGCCGCTGATCACTTTGCTGGGTTTTGCCAGCATGGCTCTGTGGCCGGTGGCCGCGTCGATTGTGGCCTTCTCGGTATTAAGACGCGGGGCCAATTTCGCCTTTGCCCGGCCCGCGCGTGAGGTGCTGTTCACGGTGCTGAAGCGGGAGGATAAATACAAAGCCAAGAACGTCATCGATACCGCCGTCTATCGTGCGGGTGACCAGGTCGGTGCCTGGAGCTGGGCGGCGATGGGTGCAGCCGGGCTGAGTGGCGGCATGCTGATCTGGCTGGCGCTGCCGTTGTCATTAATCTGGCTGGTCAACAGCCAGTGGCTGGGCCGCAGACAGGTACGGCTGGAAGCGAAACCCTTTCCTCCTCTCAACGAGAAATTGCATGAAAACAGCCCCTGA
- a CDS encoding MBL fold metallo-hydrolase: MTFQPRWQAPAINRKKIGDMTVTMLSDGFLDVSFELLSGIDGSRAEALLQRRGAPVAPRININVYVIQTPHRTILIDSGAGGIKGWGGRLPVALAAAGIDPLQIDTILLTHCHPDHIGGLAGPLQTPLFRNVQQLFIHEKELAFWRDETIATSAPDSFRPYFELAKNAFNAYGQQLVPFREEAILPGIQAVPLFGHTPGHTGYLLGDEHDSLLIWGDIVHFPHIQVTQPEVTIAFDSDPVAAAQIRARLLDRVASDNLAVSGMHFNLPTTGKVIREGNGFALNYDLWSPVL; the protein is encoded by the coding sequence ATGACTTTTCAACCCCGTTGGCAGGCACCCGCCATCAATCGTAAAAAAATCGGTGACATGACCGTCACAATGCTGAGCGATGGCTTTCTGGATGTTTCGTTTGAGCTGCTGTCAGGCATCGACGGTTCGCGCGCCGAAGCCTTGTTGCAGCGCCGCGGCGCACCGGTGGCACCGCGCATAAACATCAACGTCTACGTGATTCAGACGCCGCATCGCACCATTCTGATCGACAGCGGTGCCGGGGGAATTAAGGGCTGGGGTGGACGGTTACCGGTGGCACTGGCGGCAGCAGGCATTGACCCGTTGCAAATCGACACCATTTTGCTGACCCACTGCCACCCCGATCATATCGGCGGGCTGGCCGGTCCGTTGCAGACGCCATTGTTCCGCAACGTGCAGCAGCTTTTTATTCATGAGAAGGAACTGGCATTCTGGCGCGATGAAACTATTGCGACCAGCGCACCCGATAGCTTCCGTCCCTACTTTGAGCTGGCTAAAAACGCCTTTAACGCCTACGGCCAGCAGCTGGTGCCGTTCCGGGAAGAAGCCATTCTGCCGGGTATCCAGGCGGTGCCGTTATTCGGTCATACCCCCGGTCATACCGGCTATCTGCTGGGAGACGAACATGACTCGCTGCTGATCTGGGGTGACATCGTGCATTTCCCACATATCCAGGTCACACAGCCGGAAGTGACCATCGCCTTCGACAGCGACCCGGTGGCAGCGGCGCAAATCCGCGCCAGACTGCTGGATCGTGTAGCCAGCGATAATCTCGCCGTCAGCGGCATGCACTTCAACCTGCCCACCACCGGTAAGGTGATCCGGGAAGGGAATGGTTTTGCGCTGAATTACGATTTGTGGTCACCGGTGCTGTGA
- a CDS encoding SpoIIE family protein phosphatase — translation MQLPDLRAGLAALSSRYRARSLCIAVPFVTPASDNLAVMTLFTEHKDLIGLPVVEEGRPFGMINRHIFLSQMTRPFFRELYDRKSCIAFMDKNPLVIDADTPLDQVAQQVVASGDKSVTDGFILTEAGNYIGIGLGIDLIRTVSDLQAQQHQQILQSIDYARVIQDAMLEHSTQQMASQLHDWCLHWQPRDGVGGDYYAFHQDEQGWLALIADCTGHGIPGAFMTVIVQSALENALQQNRRSPSELLQALNRHIKQTLGQLNASQQTSHSNDGCDAIALRLDTQQHQLSWASARMHALLQPATEAAETLAADRTGVGYTDTPLDYVWTEHQRPLMQGDMLLVMTDGVTDQPGGERQIMFGKKRIQALVSRYQALPMSEFSLAFQQDFLHWQGNQPRRDDVTWFGFRY, via the coding sequence ATGCAGCTGCCCGATTTACGCGCAGGCCTTGCCGCACTGTCGAGCCGTTACCGTGCACGTTCGCTTTGCATTGCGGTGCCATTCGTCACCCCTGCCAGCGATAACCTCGCCGTGATGACGCTGTTCACCGAACACAAAGATCTGATTGGCCTGCCGGTAGTCGAAGAGGGTCGGCCCTTCGGCATGATCAACCGTCACATCTTCCTGTCGCAAATGACGCGCCCTTTCTTCCGCGAGCTGTATGACCGTAAAAGCTGTATCGCCTTTATGGATAAAAATCCGCTGGTGATCGATGCTGATACCCCACTCGATCAGGTGGCACAACAGGTGGTGGCAAGTGGTGATAAGTCGGTGACCGATGGTTTTATCCTGACCGAAGCAGGCAACTATATCGGCATTGGTCTCGGTATTGATTTGATTCGCACCGTATCGGATTTACAGGCACAGCAGCATCAGCAGATTTTGCAAAGCATCGATTACGCCCGCGTGATTCAGGATGCCATGCTCGAACACTCCACCCAGCAAATGGCCTCGCAGCTGCATGACTGGTGTCTGCACTGGCAGCCGCGTGATGGCGTCGGTGGCGACTATTATGCTTTTCATCAGGATGAGCAGGGCTGGCTGGCATTGATTGCTGATTGCACCGGCCACGGCATTCCCGGTGCCTTTATGACGGTCATTGTGCAATCGGCGCTGGAAAATGCCCTGCAACAAAACCGTCGTTCCCCGTCGGAGCTATTGCAGGCGCTAAACCGGCATATCAAGCAGACCCTGGGTCAACTCAACGCCTCGCAGCAAACTTCCCATTCGAATGATGGTTGCGATGCCATCGCGCTGCGGCTGGATACGCAGCAGCATCAGCTCAGCTGGGCCAGTGCACGTATGCACGCCTTATTACAACCCGCTACCGAGGCTGCCGAAACGCTGGCTGCTGACCGCACTGGCGTGGGCTATACCGATACCCCGCTGGATTACGTCTGGACAGAACATCAGCGCCCGCTGATGCAGGGCGACATGCTGCTGGTGATGACCGATGGCGTCACCGATCAGCCCGGCGGTGAACGACAGATTATGTTTGGCAAAAAACGTATTCAGGCCCTGGTGAGCCGCTATCAGGCTCTGCCGATGAGCGAATTTTCTTTGGCATTTCAGCAGGATTTTCTCCACTGGCAAGGCAACCAGCCACGACGCGATGACGTCACCTGGTTTGGCTTCCGTTATTAA